One window from the genome of Paramisgurnus dabryanus chromosome 20, PD_genome_1.1, whole genome shotgun sequence encodes:
- the fignl1 gene encoding fidgetin-like protein 1 has translation MSSQHLDEWQRRSFDILSGSRTPEQTADAYRAHILSIQHAWANAEISPPGAASLLRTYSERYATVLDSDDPRTGLNNYAESALHLARNQKNHSDKWESSLTIENVLNLPCVQKMMQAGSGDGLFPVDPADVNITVGGVVSGGVEKGFGLSCPSFEKRDDTAHRSAVPRAEMARGVSNPLNSVAQWDRGCEEAPPQNAPTAFTPIFSHKDFNSTGNASCLPQSNVGYTSGTNVHNQPVFFSSSNPSKRKNFYGSGTESNRSAFPSQVEWEPRGGGRRGEEGVGTNFRSAREQLIVDQQKKNSHQGQRSTVTNVATTTKKSLGANRPRGACSKFVSPMPKQDEETTSKDKTSEDMQPVDERLKNFEPKIIELIMSEIMDHGPPVAWDDIAGLEFAKATIQEIVVWPMLRPDIFTGLRGPPKGILLFGPPGTGKTLIGKCIACQSGATFFSISASSLTSKWVGEGEKMVRALFAIARCHQPAVIFIDEIDSLLSQRTDGEHDSSRRIKTEFLVQLDGAATSAEDRILVVGATNRPQEIDEAARRRLAKRLYIPLPEAEARRQIVTNLMSREKSQLLGDEMEKVVLGTEGFSGADMTQLCREAALGPIRSIRLSDIATIAAEQVRPILYCDFQEALKTVRPSVSTKDLELYEEWNKTFGCGR, from the coding sequence ATGAGCAGCCAACACCTGGATGAGTGGCAAAGGAGGTCCTTTGACATTTTGTCTGGCTCCCGTACACCTGAACAGACGGCTGATGCTTATCGGGCACACATCCTCTCCATTCAGCATGCATGGGCAAATGCTGAGATCTCTCCGCCCGGAGCTGCCAGCCTGCTCAGGACCTACTCTGAGCGCTACGCCACAGTCCTGGACTCGGATGACCCACGCACAGGACTAAACAACTATGCAGAAAGTGCCCTACATCTGGCCCGCAATCAAAAGAACCATAGCGACAAATGGGAGTCGTCCCTTACAATCGAGAACGTGTTGAACCTGCCATGTGTGCAAAAGATGATGCAGGCTGGGTCAGGGGATGGCTTATTCCCTGTAGATCCAGCAGATGTTAACATCACTGTCGGTGGTGTGGTCAGTGGAGGTGTGGAGAAAGGCTTTGGTCTTTCTTGTCCTTCCTTTGAAAAACGAGATGACACGGCTCACAGGTCTGCTGTGCCAAGAGCTGAGATGGCAAGGGGAGTGAGTAACCCACTTAACAGTGTTGCACAGTGGGACAGGGGTTGTGAAGAAGCCCCTCCTCAAAATGCTCCAACAGCATTTACACCAATCTTCAGCCACAAAGATTTTAATTCCACAGGCAATGCAAGTTGTCTTCCCCAATCTAATGTAGGTTACACAAGTGGGACTAATGTGCATAATCAGCCTGTGTTCTTTTCCTCTTCGAACCCCTCCAAGAGGAAGAACTTCTACGGCTCAGGAACTGAAAGCAACAGAAGCGCATTCCCATCACAAGTGGAGTGGGAACCGCGAGGTGGGGGACGGAGAGGAGAGGAAGGAGTCGGCACTAACTTTAGATCGGCACGAGAGCAACTTATTGTTGACCAGCAAAAAAAGAATTCCCATCAGGGTCAGCGCTCCACGGTCACTAACGTTGCTACAACCACAAAAAAATCTCTAGGGGCAAATCGGCCTCGTGGAGCCTGCTCCAAATTTGTTTCTCCCATGCCGAAACAGGACGAGGAGACTACCTCGAAGGACAAAACATCAGAAGACATGCAACCTGTTGATGAGCGACTGAAAAACTTTGAGCCCAAGATTATAGAACTTATCATGAGTGAGATTATGGACCACGGCCCCCCGGTGGCTTGGGATGATATTGCTGGACTGGAGTTTGCCAAAGCCACGATCCAAGAGATTGTAGTTTGGCCCATGCTGAGGCCTGATATCTTCACTGGCCTAAGAGGGCCTCCAAAGGGCATCCTTCTATTTGGTCCACCAGGCACAGGTAAAACCCTCATAGGTAAGTGCATAGCATGCCAGTCTGGAGCCACTTTCTTTAGCATCAGCGCTTCGTCCCTCACTTCAAAGTGGGTCGGGGAAGGGGAGAAAATGGTACGGGCGCTCTTTGCCATCGCTCGGTGTCACCAGCCTGCTGTTATCTTTATCGATGAGATCGATTCCCTTCTCTCCCAGCGTACAGATGGAGAACACGACTCATCCCGTCGGATTAAAACTGAGTTTCTTGTCCAGCTGGATGGAGCTGCCACCTCTGCCGAAGATCGAATCCTTGTGGTGGGGGCCACCAACCGACCCCAGGAGATTGATGAAGCGGCTCGACGTCGCCTGGCCAAGCGACTCTACATCCCTCTCCCAGAGGCTGAGGCTCGCCGGCAGATAGTGACTAACCTCATGTCTCGTGAGAAAAGCCAGCTTTTAGGGGATGAGATGGAGAAAGTGGTGCTGGGCACTGAGGGGTTCTCGGGGGCCGATATGACACAGCTGTGTCGTGAGGCAGCACTCGGTCCCATCCGAAGCATTCGTCTTAGTGACATTGCTACCATCGCAGCCGAACAAGTGAGGCCTATACTGTACTGTGACTTTCAGGAGGCTCTTAAAACAGTTCGGCCTAGTGTCTCTACTAAAGACCTTGAGCTTTATGAGGAGTGGAATAAGACTTTTGGCTGCGGCCGCTGA